A genomic region of Thermodesulfovibrio aggregans contains the following coding sequences:
- a CDS encoding type II toxin-antitoxin system HicB family antitoxin: MKLTIVIEKDSSGYFAYCPELEGCISQGDTLEEAIANIKEAVELYLETLTSEEFEEIKRKKVFTSTIEVQVA, encoded by the coding sequence ATGAAACTTACCATAGTTATAGAGAAAGACTCTTCAGGATATTTTGCTTACTGTCCTGAACTTGAAGGGTGCATAAGTCAAGGTGATACTCTCGAAGAAGCAATTGCAAACATCAAAGAAGCGGTGGAACTTTATCTTGAGACGTTAACTTCTGAAGAATTTGAAGAAATTAAAAGAAAAAAGGTGTTTACTTCAACCATAGAGGTTCAGGTTGCCTGA
- a CDS encoding tyrosine-type recombinase/integrase — protein sequence MLVPKKGNFINSVPVQEEIYHLTEDELNRLTFEFQKWFDEKRSVLRGRYWLIFLLLRYTGARISEVLNIDETRDIDFRASTVRLITLKRSARKKNQYRIVPVPDRVISEYLRFTKLYPILEGKVFKVKRNNFFVVFREICKKANIPENISHPHVLRHTRAIELLRAGIPVTAVQQLLGHASLNTTAMYLRYSNIEIQEILKTKGLI from the coding sequence ATGCTTGTACCCAAAAAAGGAAACTTTATCAATTCTGTTCCTGTACAGGAAGAAATTTATCATCTTACAGAAGATGAACTTAACAGGCTCACCTTTGAGTTTCAGAAATGGTTTGATGAAAAACGAAGTGTTTTAAGGGGTAGATACTGGCTGATTTTTCTTTTGCTTCGTTATACAGGGGCAAGAATTTCTGAAGTTCTGAATATAGATGAAACAAGAGATATAGATTTCAGAGCATCTACAGTTAGACTCATCACTCTTAAAAGAAGTGCCAGAAAAAAGAATCAATACAGAATTGTTCCTGTTCCCGACAGAGTTATTTCTGAGTATCTGAGATTTACAAAGCTTTACCCCATACTGGAAGGTAAGGTTTTTAAAGTCAAAAGAAACAATTTTTTTGTTGTCTTCAGAGAAATTTGTAAAAAAGCTAACATCCCAGAAAATATTTCCCATCCACATGTTTTAAGACACACCCGTGCAATAGAACTTCTCCGTGCAGGAATTCCTGTAACCGCAGTTCAACAACTGCTTGGGCATGCATCACTAAATACTACTGCAATGTATCTCAGATACAGTAATATTGAAATTCAAGAAATATTAAAGACAAAAGGGTTAATTTAA
- a CDS encoding ParB/Srx family N-terminal domain-containing protein, whose protein sequence is MTKYQEGQIVFLNPETLEPHPALKILEENQIFAVTEEDIQKLMISIAEMNILQPILVTEENGKIYRIAGNRRRRNCPSMDC, encoded by the coding sequence ATGACAAAATACCAAGAAGGACAAATAGTTTTTTTGAATCCAGAAACTCTTGAACCACATCCTGCGTTGAAAATTTTAGAAGAAAATCAAATCTTTGCTGTTACTGAAGAAGACATACAAAAGTTGATGATTTCAATAGCAGAGATGAATATTTTGCAACCGATTTTGGTTACAGAGGAAAATGGAAAGATTTATCGTATTGCAGGAAACCGACGAAGAAGAAATTGTCCAAGCATGGA